A section of the Nitrospirota bacterium genome encodes:
- a CDS encoding HDIG domain-containing protein, which produces MTYRRIDADIEILRKAGVSEADIVHSQKVSAKAVEIAQRTGTEMSMELVARGALFHDLGKAKTHDMDHGKIGAEIGKNLGLPKALTDIMEKHIRGGLTEGEARELNLPVKDYTLRKLEERIVIYADRLVDIITDGIVAISNEKEAEDRFEEILRTIQKYGKNEITLQRYLRYHREIQGLIEKRAELELALDMRKTIKTG; this is translated from the coding sequence ATGACATACCGACGCATTGATGCTGACATTGAGATATTAAGAAAAGCAGGTGTATCCGAAGCGGACATAGTCCATTCCCAAAAAGTTTCCGCCAAGGCGGTTGAGATAGCGCAGCGGACCGGCACAGAGATGAGCATGGAACTTGTTGCAAGAGGTGCTCTCTTCCATGACCTTGGCAAGGCAAAGACCCATGACATGGACCACGGAAAGATCGGCGCAGAAATAGGGAAAAACCTCGGCCTTCCGAAGGCCCTGACCGACATCATGGAAAAGCATATCCGAGGCGGCCTGACCGAAGGCGAAGCGCGGGAACTGAACCTTCCGGTCAAAGACTACACCCTCCGGAAGCTCGAAGAGAGGATCGTGATCTATGCAGACAGGCTTGTGGATATCATCACAGACGGTATCGTCGCGATCAGCAATGAAAAAGAGGCCGAAGACCGGTTTGAGGAGATCCTCAGGACTATTCAGAAGTATGGAAAAAACGAGATCACCCTGCAGCGATATCTCAGGTATCATCGGGAGATACAGGGTCTGATAGAAAAGAGGGCAGAATTAGAGTTAGCTTTAGATATGAGGAAGACGATAAAGACAGGTTAG
- a CDS encoding cation transporter, with protein METIVFRPGAQRNTFYRWANALALITIFYNIIEGVISVLFGYEDGTIALFGFGLDSFVEVISGIGIWHMVRRMRLNGTENHDAFEKTALKVTGAAFYILTVGLIVTAAVTLYQGNKPQTTFWGIIVSGVSILTMWLLIHYKLKVGRQYNSQALIADAHCTRACMYLSAVLLVSSIGYELTGIGMLDSLGAAGIAVLSFKEGREAFEKAKGNFKCACQGSCL; from the coding sequence ATGGAAACAATTGTATTTAGACCCGGAGCGCAGAGAAATACTTTTTATCGCTGGGCAAACGCGCTCGCTCTCATTACCATTTTTTACAATATCATTGAAGGGGTTATTTCGGTCCTCTTCGGGTATGAAGACGGCACGATCGCGCTCTTCGGCTTTGGTCTCGACTCCTTTGTTGAGGTGATCTCCGGCATAGGGATCTGGCATATGGTCAGACGCATGAGGCTGAACGGCACTGAAAACCATGATGCCTTTGAAAAAACCGCTTTGAAGGTAACGGGGGCTGCCTTTTATATCCTGACGGTCGGACTGATTGTCACCGCCGCAGTTACTCTTTATCAGGGGAACAAGCCGCAGACCACATTTTGGGGTATTATTGTCTCGGGCGTCTCGATCCTCACCATGTGGCTGCTTATTCACTATAAGTTGAAAGTCGGCAGGCAGTATAATTCGCAGGCGCTGATCGCGGATGCACATTGCACGCGAGCCTGCATGTATCTTTCTGCAGTTCTCCTTGTTTCAAGTATTGGTTACGAACTCACCGGCATAGGCATGCTTGATTCCCTCGGCGCAGCCGGCATTGCCGTGCTTTCGTTTAAAGAGGGTCGGGAGGCATTTGAAAAAGCAAAGGGCAATTTCAAATGCGCTTGTCAGGGCAGCTGCCTGTAA
- the chrA gene encoding chromate efflux transporter, whose protein sequence is MIQRRNNLVQKPSFKEAFRYWFKLGFISFGGPTGQIAMMHKDLVEKRRWIGEDHFLQALNFCMLLPGPEAQQLAIYIGWLLHRTWGGIVAGVFFVLPSVFILWGLSWLYVSLGTVPAVNAFFYGLKPAVVAIVAEAVIRIGKKSLKNATLVTLAALSFIGIYFLNIPFPAIVLSAGLIGYIGSRFIPDTFFRIKAGGTGNADVALSDEVLAQGRINPTWQRSLKVIAISLVFWFSPVILLGLWRGWNDIFIDIGILYSKATVVTFGGAYAVLSYISQQAVNHYGWLQPEQMIDGLGLAETTPGPLIMVGQFIGYLAAYTHAKGLNPATAGAIGGLLTTWVTFTPCFLWIFLGAPYIERLRNNITLGSALSAITAAIVGVVLNLSVMFTYHVLLPEGMGFDWYALTASVVAFIGMLRFKWGMIPVIIGSAIAGYVWKMFV, encoded by the coding sequence CTGATACAAAGGAGAAATAATTTGGTTCAGAAACCATCATTTAAAGAGGCCTTCCGCTACTGGTTTAAGCTCGGATTTATCAGCTTTGGCGGGCCGACCGGTCAGATAGCGATGATGCATAAGGACCTGGTCGAGAAAAGGAGATGGATCGGCGAGGACCATTTCCTCCAGGCACTCAATTTCTGCATGCTCCTTCCGGGGCCTGAGGCCCAGCAGTTGGCAATCTATATCGGATGGCTCCTGCACAGGACATGGGGCGGAATCGTTGCAGGAGTATTTTTTGTGCTTCCTTCGGTGTTCATACTCTGGGGGCTTTCATGGCTTTATGTATCGCTGGGCACAGTGCCTGCGGTAAATGCGTTTTTCTATGGGCTAAAACCTGCTGTGGTGGCGATTGTTGCCGAAGCTGTGATCAGGATCGGCAAAAAGTCTCTAAAAAACGCAACCTTGGTCACCCTTGCAGCCCTGTCATTCATTGGGATATATTTCCTCAATATCCCCTTCCCGGCTATCGTGCTATCCGCCGGTCTCATCGGATATATCGGCAGCAGATTCATCCCTGATACGTTTTTCAGGATTAAGGCAGGCGGAACTGGGAATGCCGATGTTGCACTGAGTGACGAGGTATTGGCACAGGGCCGCATCAACCCGACGTGGCAGCGCTCACTGAAAGTTATTGCCATAAGCCTGGTCTTCTGGTTCTCTCCTGTTATTCTCCTGGGGCTATGGAGAGGTTGGAATGATATATTTATCGACATCGGAATCCTATACAGCAAAGCTACGGTGGTTACATTCGGCGGTGCATACGCAGTGCTCTCGTACATCAGCCAGCAGGCGGTAAATCACTACGGATGGCTGCAGCCTGAGCAGATGATTGACGGCCTCGGCCTGGCAGAAACAACACCGGGCCCTCTCATCATGGTAGGTCAGTTTATCGGGTATCTCGCAGCGTATACCCATGCAAAAGGGCTAAATCCTGCAACAGCAGGGGCCATCGGCGGACTGCTTACGACATGGGTCACTTTCACTCCGTGTTTCCTCTGGATATTTCTTGGAGCTCCCTACATCGAAAGACTGCGCAATAATATCACATTGGGATCTGCGCTTTCGGCGATTACTGCTGCGATTGTTGGGGTTGTCCTGAACCTCTCGGTGATGTTCACATACCATGTCCTGCTGCCCGAGGGTATGGGATTCGACTGGTACGCACTGACAGCTTCAGTGGTCGCTTTTATCGGAATGCTCCGCTTTAAATGGGGAATGATCCCGGTGATCATCGGGTCTGCAATCGCAGGGTATGTATGGAAAATGTTCGTGTAA
- a CDS encoding MFS transporter, translating into MTNILSPFAALCSVGFFARLSYALARSPVLPLFALYLGAGPEAIGFAVGISTITGIFFKLPAGALSDVIGRKRTMLIGLFFFAFMPFAYLWVRDYNLLIIIRFIHGLATAIYGPVAMAVVADIAGKNKGEMLSWFSSVTIIGNLLGAPLGGFILHRAPGAANPSLVDFRYAYLASGIAGLFSLILALRVLRGDAAPEHGHGLQEALKKFLSGIMEVVSDKRIAITSAMEGLQNMTVGALEAFLPIYAVKIAGLNEFQAGILWGVQVVTTILSKPIMGKTSDRYGRKALITVGLIICAISFGLIPVFRDFYLLMITAAFFGLGEALVQSSGAAFVADLCKEKHFGTAMGTFGTIFDIGHATGPILAGILLASHGYLFSFWVMAAILIAATPIFVLTVKVNDKQEATT; encoded by the coding sequence ATGACAAATATACTCTCACCATTTGCTGCACTCTGCTCAGTGGGCTTCTTTGCCAGGCTTTCCTACGCCCTTGCGAGGAGCCCTGTGCTCCCCCTCTTCGCGCTCTATTTAGGCGCAGGCCCGGAGGCCATAGGTTTTGCAGTCGGCATATCGACTATTACCGGCATTTTCTTCAAGCTGCCGGCAGGAGCGCTTTCGGATGTAATCGGCAGGAAGCGCACGATGCTGATCGGCCTGTTCTTTTTTGCCTTTATGCCCTTCGCCTACCTCTGGGTAAGAGACTATAACCTGCTGATCATCATCAGATTCATACACGGTCTTGCAACCGCTATCTATGGACCTGTTGCCATGGCGGTCGTAGCAGACATAGCAGGCAAAAACAAAGGGGAGATGCTTTCATGGTTCTCATCAGTAACTATTATCGGCAATCTTCTTGGCGCGCCGCTGGGCGGCTTTATCCTTCACAGGGCCCCCGGAGCTGCTAATCCATCCCTTGTCGATTTCCGGTATGCCTATCTTGCAAGCGGTATTGCAGGCCTGTTTTCACTTATTTTGGCGCTCAGGGTTTTACGCGGAGATGCTGCACCAGAACACGGGCACGGGCTTCAGGAAGCACTGAAGAAGTTTCTCTCAGGTATTATGGAGGTTGTCAGCGACAAGCGGATTGCAATCACCTCAGCGATGGAAGGTCTGCAGAATATGACAGTAGGCGCTCTTGAGGCATTTCTGCCGATCTATGCAGTCAAAATTGCCGGACTGAACGAGTTTCAGGCAGGCATACTCTGGGGCGTTCAGGTTGTAACGACGATTCTCTCAAAACCGATCATGGGGAAAACCTCTGACCGATATGGAAGGAAGGCACTCATAACCGTCGGCCTCATCATATGCGCGATCTCGTTTGGGCTAATTCCGGTGTTCAGAGACTTTTATCTTCTGATGATAACTGCTGCTTTTTTTGGTCTTGGAGAGGCGCTTGTCCAATCTTCAGGCGCTGCGTTTGTGGCTGATCTTTGCAAGGAAAAACATTTCGGCACTGCCATGGGCACCTTTGGAACAATCTTTGATATCGGCCATGCCACAGGCCCTATCCTCGCAGGAATTCTCCTGGCAAGCCACGGCTATCTCTTTTCGTTTTGGGTAATGGCAGCAATCCTGATTGCGGCAACGCCAATATTTGTTTTGACCGTAAAGGTTAATGATAAACAGGAGGCTACAACATGA
- a CDS encoding MFS transporter has translation MRPFTILCLTGFLAIFSSTISKSPVLPLFATHLGAGPSGVGMVAAVSAFTGIIASIPAGMLSDRWGRKRMLVISSLVFGTAPFLYLFVTTIWQLALVRFYHGFATAIFIPVTMALIADLFHKERGEKLGWFSTSTLLGRFAAPIAGGTLLAFFAARPDYSFRAVYIACATAGVLTLLLSLRVPATHEENSVLQNWTETWLAFRSVISHRAIRITALIEAAILFAYGTFETFLPLYTKEHGISTYETGIFLSSQILTLAITKPVMGRFSDRHGRRPQIIAGAMLGALSLAAFSLSSSFLPLLICSTLFGLSLSIVTSATSAYIADLSKRETHGSAMGLLGSVMDIGHTTGPLVAGIAAASFGYRISFVSASVVLALASLLFSVTMFHSQPETQP, from the coding sequence ATGAGACCCTTCACCATCCTTTGCCTAACAGGATTCCTCGCAATCTTCAGCTCGACGATCTCGAAGAGCCCGGTCCTTCCGCTCTTTGCAACGCATCTCGGAGCCGGGCCTTCTGGGGTAGGCATGGTGGCCGCAGTCTCGGCCTTTACCGGCATCATCGCAAGCATCCCTGCAGGCATGCTCTCTGACCGCTGGGGCAGGAAGCGGATGCTGGTCATCTCATCCCTGGTATTTGGTACAGCGCCTTTTCTCTATCTGTTCGTTACGACTATATGGCAGTTGGCGCTCGTCAGGTTCTATCACGGTTTTGCAACAGCCATATTTATCCCTGTCACTATGGCGCTCATCGCTGACCTGTTCCATAAGGAACGGGGCGAAAAGCTAGGTTGGTTTTCGACATCAACCCTTCTTGGCAGATTTGCGGCGCCGATCGCAGGAGGGACTCTATTGGCTTTCTTTGCTGCTCGTCCTGACTATAGCTTCAGGGCCGTCTACATAGCATGTGCAACTGCGGGTGTATTAACACTGCTGCTTTCACTCAGGGTGCCTGCAACTCATGAAGAAAACAGCGTTCTGCAGAACTGGACTGAGACCTGGCTGGCATTCAGGTCAGTGATATCTCACCGCGCCATACGTATTACCGCTTTGATCGAGGCAGCAATCCTTTTTGCATACGGGACATTTGAGACATTTCTTCCTCTTTACACAAAAGAGCATGGCATCAGCACCTATGAGACTGGGATATTCCTGTCCTCTCAGATTCTGACTCTTGCGATCACAAAACCGGTCATGGGCAGGTTCTCTGACAGGCATGGAAGGAGACCGCAGATCATCGCAGGTGCCATGCTTGGCGCGCTCTCTCTAGCAGCCTTCTCTCTATCCTCTTCGTTTCTGCCCCTGCTTATCTGCAGCACTCTCTTCGGTCTCAGTCTCTCTATCGTCACGTCAGCCACCTCTGCGTACATTGCTGATCTGTCAAAGAGAGAGACACACGGTTCAGCCATGGGCCTGCTCGGCTCTGTCATGGACATCGGCCATACTACCGGCCCTCTTGTGGCAGGAATAGCAGCCGCATCTTTTGGATACAGGATCTCTTTTGTCAGCGCATCCGTTGTTTTGGCTCTGGCCTCTTTATTATTCTCAGTTACGATGTTTCACTCACAGCCCGAAACGCAGCCATAA
- a CDS encoding PaaI family thioesterase — translation MRKESMGTSPAVTEMELRQILSEAAFARLYNFGLQSLGSGECTLIIPFQECLERPGGLVAGSIFMTAADVTMWLAIMTLIGKDAMTVTTELKTTFLSPAIREDVNCAAKVLKLGRSLIYGVAECSSQNGKLLTHHTITYLRK, via the coding sequence ATGAGAAAAGAATCAATGGGAACCTCGCCTGCGGTGACGGAAATGGAGTTAAGGCAGATCCTCTCAGAGGCCGCATTTGCCAGGCTGTACAATTTCGGGCTTCAGTCGCTTGGGAGCGGAGAATGCACGCTCATCATTCCGTTTCAGGAATGCCTTGAGCGGCCAGGCGGTCTTGTTGCCGGCTCAATCTTCATGACCGCTGCTGACGTTACCATGTGGCTGGCGATCATGACCCTAATCGGAAAAGATGCGATGACCGTAACCACTGAATTGAAGACCACCTTTCTCAGCCCGGCAATACGGGAAGATGTGAACTGCGCGGCAAAGGTGTTAAAGCTCGGAAGAAGCCTGATCTACGGAGTTGCCGAATGCAGCAGCCAAAATGGGAAACTGCTGACACATCATACAATAACCTATCTCAGAAAATGA
- a CDS encoding TetR/AcrR family transcriptional regulator has product MKNKGLNTRHEIISKALLLFSVKGYFNTSINDILEATGLTKGGFYGHFRSKEALWEAAYKEAARIWRGIIFRDIRESMNPMDRIRHLIENDMRHYLGKEVFPGGCFFLNMLVELSGQSEEMTNRILKGFESVARLIALWLREAEKKGLIVRGLDHEEISSYILISLNGAAALYAATKDPLVWKRTINQLHVYLRTFETKKKVRRKASCTD; this is encoded by the coding sequence ATGAAGAATAAAGGACTGAATACACGCCATGAGATCATCTCAAAGGCATTGCTGCTGTTCTCGGTCAAGGGGTATTTTAATACCTCAATTAATGACATTCTTGAGGCAACCGGCCTCACCAAGGGGGGCTTTTACGGCCATTTCCGCAGCAAGGAGGCCCTTTGGGAGGCCGCCTATAAAGAAGCTGCCAGAATCTGGAGGGGGATAATCTTCAGGGACATCAGGGAGTCGATGAATCCGATGGACAGGATTCGACACCTGATAGAAAACGATATGAGACATTATCTGGGGAAAGAGGTATTTCCGGGTGGCTGTTTCTTCCTTAATATGCTGGTAGAGCTTTCAGGCCAGTCCGAGGAGATGACAAACAGGATCCTCAAGGGCTTTGAGAGTGTGGCACGACTTATAGCATTATGGTTAAGGGAAGCTGAAAAGAAGGGTCTGATAGTCAGGGGCCTCGATCACGAAGAGATAAGCAGCTACATACTCATTTCATTAAACGGCGCTGCAGCACTCTACGCTGCAACAAAGGACCCTCTCGTATGGAAGCGGACGATCAACCAGCTTCACGTGTATCTAAGGACCTTCGAAACCAAAAAGAAGGTCAGGAGAAAAGCGTCATGCACAGATTAA